TTCCATACCCCACCTCAAGCAAGGGGCAGCAGTAGCCAGAGGAGGAAGAGTGGATCAGTGGAGCACAAGCCCCACAGCCTTCACTCACAGCCCTGTCAGAGCTGGGACGTGGATGGATAATCCTACTTTCTGTGGAGCTGGCTGAGGGCAGTGTGGTGACTGATTCAAAAGTAATACCGGGGGTGTTCAcacctcagcttttcctcacttaaaaaaaccaaacaaatattttaaaaaaaaaattatttgtatctCTCCCTAGTGTCACTAGGAAGACAACAGCAGACCCAGCTACCATCCCTGTCCCTCATCCACCCTGCCTATACCCAGAGAATTCTGCTTGCCAAGGAATTGCAGAACAAACTGCACAACGGAAATCCGATAAACCAAGGAAACTCATAATGGCCTTCCTcacctcttttccctctctggagacttttaaaaaaccccaaagcctgTGTGTAACTCGGTACTTCCCTGCGATGTGCAGTGGGTGCAGTGTCCAGCCCCTGGTGTCTTTTATGCTGACACAGAATTCCCGGCTGGGTAGAGCCGGGGGGAGCTGGGCAGACCCAGGCAATGTCTCCAGCACAGCGTTCCCGGTTCCCGGGCACCCTCTGCCGTCGGAAAGATGGAACCAAGCCTGGATGTGACCGAAGCACGAAGCTGTCCCAATACCTCACACCCAGGGATGAATCGGTGGATTGTATTCCCTGGGATATGCTGACATGGAAGAGGAATTTCCTGCTGCTCTCGTGTTCATTTTACCTGTAATGTCCTGACTCTGGGAACGGAGATCTCCAGGGCTGGACTCTGTGTGTGTCACCATGGCCCTGGGACAGGCACAGGGTTTGGAGAGGGTGAAGCCATCAGAAGGGTGAGAAACGGGAGGAGAGTGAAAACATGGGGAAGGAATGTAAGACAGCATCAGAAGGCAATGAGCAGAGAGGAACTAAAACAGTGAGAAAGGCAGCTTATTTTTgtaagggaaataaaaaaagcctCTAGACAGGAGGGTGGCCCTAAAGCAGTGCCAGGTGCACCCACGCAAAGTGCAGTGATTAATCCCTGGGTGACTGATGCCATGTCAGCGTTCCGGCTGCCCGGGAACACCTGGAAGTGCATCAGAGCCAGCGTCTGCTCCCTGTGGGGTTTGCTCACCTCAACAGGTTCGTTTGCACCAGCTCAGCCTCCTGGGCAAGCCCTGATGGGATGTAGTGGCCTCTGAGGTTCTCGTTGCTGGGATCCTTGCAGGTAAAAAGCAGTACAGTAACGCCTGCAATTCATTACCGACGTTATTTAATGATTCTTGTATTGTTGCTAATTAAATTTGTTGCGCCGTAGACGTGCAGTGGCTGCCAGGGGGACTGGGAGCATTGCCCGAGGCAGTAAACactctttttctattttctgttttctactgCCGGCTGGTAAGGACAAAAGAGGCAGGGTACACCAGCATGTTTAGCCCGAGGGGCCTCTGAACTTCTGGCCTCTGCAAAACATCATTGTCAGCTCGGATTTACTTCTGGGAGGCCTGGGCTTcccctgggaaaggctggaggcTGAGAAGAGATCAACCACTCACCCCAAAAGGAATCCCTATGGCTCAGCAgaggccaggcagggcagaCCTGGTGCAGCTGGTGGCAGCACGGAGGGACACACGGAGCTCTCCCTGGGCTCTACAGGGGATCCTGAgctctcctgccccatcccacacAATTCAGTTTGGTGCTGTCCTTGCAGTGCAGCAAGGACACAAGCAGGCAGGAATGGGACTGAGTAAACACACAGCGAATGGCCCCAGCTCTGTGCTTACCCTgaaggggaaaagcagcagagacatTTCCAAAAGAGGCATTTCAAGGACTAAAACTTGTCCCCATACACCCAGAACTGCCGTGAGACTCCTAGAGCTCCCCCACAAAACATAGCTGAGTAAAGGGACCTTGAGCAGAAACTGTCCCCTTACCAGACAAACATTTAAATCATATCTGCCCTGTGGTTTGTGACCAAGTTACTCCTTGGAAGGAGAGGAGTTAAGGTCCTGAGGTCCAGGGGAAGGTGATCCCACCCTGAAAAATCAAAGGCAGTGCGTCAGCAAAGGAGAGCACAAATTCCCACCCCTAAATCCTGCCCTTCTCTAGTGCTAAGCCTTCCTCATTGATGACAGCATGGGTGGGAAAGGATTGAGTTACCCTCACTGGCACTGAACAGGTACAAATgcaaatttcttccttttcctcaaaAACCTTTGAGGCATGGAGTGGACTGATTTGAATAGCACAGGGTGGGGCACAATGTTTACTGTGCTCCACTAAGCGGAAAGCCAAGCACAAAGTCATCACCAAAAGTAAGTTCATCGCCTAAACCATCTCCTCTCGAGGGAAGAGACCTCATGCATGTAGGGAGATGGACTTGGTGGGGTGGCCTTGCTCTGTGGTGACCATGACCGTGTGACCGAGCAGTCCATGCCATGATTAGCAGTGTTGTCAACTCATGCCCTTGCTTGGTAAATAACCCTTATCTCCTCATCTCTTTTCAGCTTCCCCAAAATCAGCTATTGCACAAAATGGATCACATGAGTTTCTCTGAGAAGTCCACAAAGCCCTGCTGTCAACTCCAGACATGGTATGAATTACAGAGACGTCCCAACGGGTATAAATTCAACTGACCAAGCTGCAGCAACAGAGAAACTTCTCAGCCTGGAAGGACCAGAGATTTGGATCCCAGGTGGCAAAACAGGTTGGAATGGCTTTGTTTGGATGATTAATTCACTTTGTTTCAGGCTTTTCACTGAGAATCAATGAAATGCCAAACTTGGCACAGGCTTTAGAGGGCGTGACAACTCAGGTAGTTCACACCCTTCCTGCAGGAACTGCTACAAATTATGATGTGATGGTCCAAAGATTCCCGGAGATTTCTAACCTTTTGGTGGCCTGCTTGTCAGGAAGGAAGTGTAACAATTTCTCAGAATGTTTAGTGTTTGACATTTAGAATTTAAACCACACTGCCTGTTTGCCCAAGGATATTTGATCCTGCGAGTGCTTTTTGGTGATTTTCCAAACCTTGCATCAATAAACACATAAATGTTGTGTGACCAATTAGACACGCTTCATTAAACTGACCTGAGATCTCCCTGAGCAAGAGCATCTTAAGTGAAAAAAGCCTTCAGGGAACCAGGAAAGGAAAGTTTGAAAATGAGCTCATCGGTCTTCTTGCGCTCCTTGTCTCAGCCTTCCCTGTTCCTGATATATCCTGTCCATCACGTGTCCTGCTTTGGCCAAGTCCTGGGCTGTTTCAAATGCACCTCTCACTCATGGGCTTCTCTTCCCTACAGCACTGACCCTCAGGCAGAGCCTTGGTTGAACCATGACCGAGGAGCCCGGGCGGAAGGACAGTGAGCTTGGACACCCCCACTCCAGCATGGGCTGTGGACACAAGGACAACAAAGCCAACCTGGCCTCGAGCCAGATAGCATCTTTCAGCCACCAGTCCCCCTCCACTCCTGCCTCCAAGGAAGTGTGGAAAAAGGGCGGCCGCATGTTCTCCATCCTGCTGGCCGTGCACTTGGCCCTGCTGGCCTGCACGCTGGTGAGCAGTGGGGCTTTCGAGAAGATCGCCGTGCACGACTACGATGTCTTCTTCCTGCTGACAGTCATGATGCTGATTGTCATCATCTGGATCATCTTCTACCTCGCCGGCACCTCCCGGTGCCCAGGTGCCATCCTCGGCAAGGACTCCCACGCCGGGCCCATCTGGCTGAGAGGtaggtgctggggctggaggagagaTGCAGGATGGACAGTTCATGGGAGCATCAGTTATTACAAGGGCAGCAGCAAGGATCTGGGCACATCCTCTTCCTGCTGATGACACCATGCCCTGCTGCAGGCCAGCTCCTggtccctgcactgccaggtcTCCCTGAATCCACAAAGGCTCTTAGTAACTTACACCAGGATCTTTCCCACTGCTTTTGCAAGAGCTGTTAGCCTCAGCATACCAGGCTGATTGAAAATCACTTCCAGCCAAAATTATTGTATGATTTTGTTGCTGCCAAGATAATTTGGGTGTTGGGTGAGGAAAAACAGTAGTAGGAGCAAAGGCTCTTCATGACAacatttcctcttcttcctctcatCCATCAGCATTAGCCCATGTGTGCACACCTCTGTCCAACCACAGATATTTTTGTTCCCCAACAGGAGGCCTGATCCTATTTGCCATTTTCAGCCTTGTCATGGATGTGTTCAAAATAGGATATTACTCGAGTTTCTACAGCTGCCTGTCTGCAATCAAAATCATCTACCCCATTGTGCAGGCAATATTTGTAGTTGTCCAGGTGAGATGGTTGTGCTCTGTCTTGGGGAGCAGTAGAGAGACACAAGCACCAGTGGAAGGAGCTCTGATCTCTTGGATTTAGTTCAGCTGCCCCCACAGCAAATGCAAGGGCTTAACTCAGCCCCCACCCAGCCCACATCTTCTCCCTCCAACCACGTCAGCTTCCACCTGAAGCAGCTCAGTTCAGTCTAAGGCAGTGATTTAAATTTGTTACCACGCCGTGACATTTTTGTCACAAAttctgagcagccccagccagccaGGCCTCCTTTCCCATGAAGAACAGAGGAGAAGGACAGTTGAGGCAGGTGCTATCTTGCAGTTTGAGAGCCCACACAGAGGACCCCCTGCTCTGGGACCATGCCAAGGAGGGAAGAGATCAGAGAAGGACAATTTAGACAGAACAAGGAGTGGCCATGGGCAGAGCAATGGCagtgggagaaaagaaagagcatCCAGCAGAGGGCCAGCATTATGAACTAGGCTGGATGGACCAAGCAAAGGAGGCTCCAGCttgctctctgctctgtggggaGGTCCCTCCTTCAGAGGGAtgtgctttgctttctttttttgctggaaataacaactccttttctttcccctgcagACATATTTCCTGTGGGTCTCTGCCAAAGACTGCATCCACGTGCACCTGAATGTTACCAGGTGAGCACTGCTGCTCCTTGAATCCCACTGGCCCAGCAGACTTGGGCCCTCACAAGCACTCTGTACTCTCTCACACAGCTGAGATGTAACCATAATAATATGGTAATGGTATGGTAGGATAATCCCTTAATGCCATCCAAAACAAAATCTGCTCCATCTCCACCTAGACTTAGATTCCAGCTCAAGCAGCTGTGTGGTTAATGACCTGTGGGTCTATCAGGGTTGGGATTCAATTCAAGAATACAAGCATTACTCAAAGCAGATagtattaaataaataattatcaTTAAATAATGATTCATAGTTGACTTTttcttccctggggaagagaactATGCAGTGGGCAAGCCTCAGGCTAAAATAAGATCTTGTCCACTTTTGCAAGACTGGATCTACTGAAGAAGAATTCAGATCTATTCATTTATTCTCTACTGAGAAGCTCTTTCAAAAGCAACAATGGGAATCAAACCATGTTAATTCTCATGAGCATGGACAAAAAATAGGAAGAGAGTGAGAGCAGCAAAGAAAGGATCAAGATTTCTAGCCTGGGCCACCGGAGTCCTTGCACCACTTCAGGCAAATGCCACAGTCCCTCTGAGCACACCAAACCATGGATGGGAGAAACATGGCCTAGAGCCACTGCTTTAATGTCacaaacctcctcctcctcctcctcctgcaggtgtGGTTTGATGCTAACGCTGACTACAAACCTGGCAGTGTGGATGTCAGCAGTGACAGACGAATCTGTCCACAAGGCACATTCAAAGTTGAAGAAAAACATGACAGAGGAAATCTTCAGATGGCTCCTGAAAGGTAATCTGCCTCTTTGCAAAGCCATCTGGTCCAGGGAGAGATCCCATCAGGTAGAAATTGTTCCCCAGCAAGTCAGATTTTATCCCTTTTCAGAAGGTCTGTTTAGAGCTGGTGGTACCTTTGTCAGGGCTGGTTTGTTAAAAGCAAAGTTTGGATGTTCATTTTCTAGCCTCTGTCAGAGAGGAGTCTGAGAGGTGGAAGACACTGTACAAATGAGATGGGATTGAataagggaaggaaaaagaaagatttgaCCTGACAGTTAACTTTTTAAGAAACGACCTGGGCACAAGAAAGCTGAGGGTGAAGTATCCTTGTTTTCAAAGTGGTCACatattcttttattctttgtgtTGATTTTCACTGACCCCAAACGGCCAGTTCTTCAGGGAGAAGTGTTGGTTCCTTGTTTTGATACCATGGCATCTGTCTGGTTTTATCTTGTTTCAGTGGGAATGAGAAGCAGCTCAGTTGAAGAATGCAATTGCAACAGCCAAATCTGCCAGATCTTCAAAAATGGCTACTTTTGGCTGTACCCCTTTAACATTGAGTACAGTCTGTTTGCCTCTGCTATGGTCTATGTCATGTGGAAGAACGTTGGACGCTTCATTGACCACCACTCCCACCACATTCAGCGCCTGAAGTTCAGGCTGTTCCGAAGGACCTTCTTTGTAGGCATCATGTTGGGCCTCATCATCCTCGTGAGTGGTTTGGGAGTCCTCATCCTGTACGAGGTGCAGGTAAATTCCAGCACTGAATCCAGCAAGAAGAGCCAAGCACTCACCATGTACTACATCTTCAACATTGTTTGTCTGAGCCTGATGTCTCTTGTCTGCATCGGTGGCTCCGTCATCTACCGGTTTGACAAGAGGGACATGGACCGGCACAAGAACCCCACCAGGACCCTGGACGTGGCCCTGCTGATGGGGGCAGCCTTGGGCCAATATGCCATTTCCTACTACTCCATTGTGGCCATCGTGGCCAGCACACCAAGGGACACTATCAGCGCGCTCAACCTCACCTACGCCCTCCTAATGATCGCCCAGCACACCTTCCAGAACGTCTTCATCATCGAAGGCCTCCACCGGCAGCCCCCCAAGGAGGACTACAAGCATGAGTCTCACCAGAAGGACCTCTATGGGCTCACCTTTGTAAACATCAACGCAGTGTCCCTGCGGGTGCCCGACACTGGCAGCGCCTTGGCCACTGGCGCGGCATCTGGCACGGAAGCCACGCACACTTCTGACCTTGTGAGGTCACTTACTGCCCCCAAGAAGATGAACTGGAGGAGGAAATTCTTGAGGGAGATCTCcatgttcctgctgctgagcaatATCATAGTGAGTACATGCAGGGAGAAGAATTTGTGGGGGATGGAGAGGGCTACTAGCACAAGGGAGAAGGGTCTGTGAAGGAAAGGGTGTGGCCCATGGAAAAACAGTCCTTTCTGTGCCTCTGCTGTACAGAAAGTACATTAGTTACATTTATAAATGCAGAATTCTGATTCCCTTGTCCCctaaaaaagaaacagcaactgTCCTAAGTTAAGGCACCTTAGGCTACATCAGCAGACCTGTCACTTATCACCAGAATATCAGACACAAGAGGTGGGTGCAAGAGAATAAtctgtttcagtatttttgttGTGTATTAGTGGATGTGTGGGATATCTTATGAAAAGCAATAAATTACATTAAACTGTTCCCTTCACCTCCTAAAGAAAGGATGTAAAGTGCCAAATATCTGGCATGAAGTCTGGGTTTTATTGAGAAACGGCAGCACATCTCTTCTCAAAACTCATGGCCTAGGAGGTTGCTCCTTTcctgagcagctgtggctgcgGGTCCCTGATGTACCACACACCTTTCTCACTGCAATGCTGTTCTCCCATTTCCTCCCACAGCTCTGGATCATGCCAGCGTTCGGTGCCCGGCCCCAGTTTGACAATGACACAGAACTGAATTTCTATGGTGACTCCATGTGGCCGGCCATCGTGGACATTTGCCTGCCCTTTGGGATCTTCTACCGAATGCACGCTGTGGCCAGTTTGCTGGAGGTCTACATCATGTCCTAAAGAGCTCCCTTGCAAGGAAGATGAGATCCTCCTCGAGCAATCCATCCTCTACCtaccccagggctccccagatgtccccaggggtcTCCAGCACTGCCTGAATCATGTCCCCTTGCAGTGCTGGGGCATTTATGAACTGTCAGTGAAGATCATCCAAACATAgtccagattttatttttgctactTGTGTGTGGAtgtgcctgtgtgtgtctgAAGTTCTTAAAGCTTAAAAGAGAACAGATAAGAAAAAGGAAGGTATCTAGGGTGGGATCATGGTAATTACCCTTGGTTCATGCAGAGACTCACCTTCCCTGTAAAGCCTGTTCACTCCATGCCACTGATGGACTCTCCAGACTTTTCTCAGCACCCTTGGGCAGTCGGAGCCTCCCTGCACACAGAGAGCTGGAAACCTGGTGTGCCCCCTGGGAAcagactgggagagctggagagtgCAAGGGGCTGACACAGGCCTGGaaggacagaaaggaaaaccacTTCACCTCCTGGTACGGCCAGTCAGAAATCACT
This window of the Poecile atricapillus isolate bPoeAtr1 chromosome 17, bPoeAtr1.hap1, whole genome shotgun sequence genome carries:
- the OTOP2 gene encoding proton channel OTOP2 — translated: MTEEPGRKDSELGHPHSSMGCGHKDNKANLASSQIASFSHQSPSTPASKEVWKKGGRMFSILLAVHLALLACTLVSSGAFEKIAVHDYDVFFLLTVMMLIVIIWIIFYLAGTSRCPGAILGKDSHAGPIWLRGGLILFAIFSLVMDVFKIGYYSSFYSCLSAIKIIYPIVQAIFVVVQTYFLWVSAKDCIHVHLNVTRCGLMLTLTTNLAVWMSAVTDESVHKAHSKLKKNMTEEIFRWLLKVGMRSSSVEECNCNSQICQIFKNGYFWLYPFNIEYSLFASAMVYVMWKNVGRFIDHHSHHIQRLKFRLFRRTFFVGIMLGLIILVSGLGVLILYEVQVNSSTESSKKSQALTMYYIFNIVCLSLMSLVCIGGSVIYRFDKRDMDRHKNPTRTLDVALLMGAALGQYAISYYSIVAIVASTPRDTISALNLTYALLMIAQHTFQNVFIIEGLHRQPPKEDYKHESHQKDLYGLTFVNINAVSLRVPDTGSALATGAASGTEATHTSDLVRSLTAPKKMNWRRKFLREISMFLLLSNIILWIMPAFGARPQFDNDTELNFYGDSMWPAIVDICLPFGIFYRMHAVASLLEVYIMS